Part of the Macrobrachium rosenbergii isolate ZJJX-2024 chromosome 30, ASM4041242v1, whole genome shotgun sequence genome is shown below.
TTCTGTGCCTTCCTACATTTTGGAGCCTTGTTATTGCCATATTGACAACTATTTGCCATATGGTTCATCATTTGCTGAAGGGCACGGTATTTTTATCAACATCCATTCTCTCTCATACTGTTTCAATTTTACTCCCACAGGTCTTGAGGATTATCTACCCAACAGAGGAAGAAATAGCAGCCTATGAAGCAAAAATGGCAGAGAGCGATGAAGAAGACAATGATGAAAAGAGTGATGATGGCATAGAAATCACAGCAGAAAAGCTTTCACCACAAAAAATCGATGATGACATTGAGATCGTGAAAGTTGTTAGCAAAAAGGATGAGAAACCAAAGGAGGTCAAAAAGAAGGATGAGGATGAAGATTATCCACCATTTGCCACTTTTAAGTACGAAGTAATTGAGGTTGAACCTTGGGATCATTGCCAGCCTCAGGTTAGTTGATATACCATACTCTGgtcatacagtaaaccccctgtattcgcagactcacatattcacggatttctctgtggaacgtatctacccattattcgaggaaaattcacccattcgcagtatttatcactgagaaatagtcactaattactgtattttcatattttcatgactaaatgcactttttgtgataaaactattaaaatactcaggtataagctttttttttttttttttttttttttttttttttttttttgtaaactatcaaaataggcagttctacgtgtttttagaggggttttaagtatgaagaaaaatatgtgaTTGAAAATGTCCTGTGACAAGAGTCAAttgatttaatctttttattttttgtccttgTAATTTCTGAACCATCATAGTATAACCCCATGGCTAATGTTAAGCAATGACTTTATGATGGTTTTCTGCTAGGTTACTTTTTTAGAATGATGCGTTTCAAAGATAAATCATCTAAATTGAATAAGTAAAGCACAGCTTAGATTAGGTTTGAAATTTTATGAGTTACTGTTAGTGGTGagattagataaataattaaggGCCTTTGTTATAGATTTGGATCAAACCAGAAGTCTGAACCCCAGACGCATCTCATAAGTTGAGGGGCTACTGTAGTACTGGGCCTTTCTTGAGCCTCTACTGTGTAAACTGTCATATGTAATGATTGTAGCTAGTTTACTAGTGTTAGTTTATTGATATCCATAATtagattatttcatttactttcagaAACACATCGTCACTTGGGAGCAAATTCGACGTAACAAAGGTGTCTTGACAAGAGAAAAGTGCAAATTATTTCTTAAGCAAGTTGTCCAGTTATCTCATGCAGGCTTTTGGTGCCTTAAGGTGAAGAACCCATGTTTAATGTGCTAGTTAGTAGCTTCGGTGGTATTACAGTATTTCTTAAACTgttgacaaattttaaattaatgataataCTCTATTAAATGGAAAGTCATATAAAACTTGATTGTGGAATGGGTGTTAGGCTTGTATTCTGCGTCgaataagattaattttttattggtgTTTGTATTCATATGTGTACTAAAATACAGATAATGTCAAAAAGATTTGCATTCAGTGACCCTCTTTCATTTTGCAggataaagttattaaaaaatataatttggagAATACCCAGTATTCCAGTATCTTCTTGGGCAATCCTCCAAAGTTCCAGGAGACAAAGTCAAAGAAGCTCCCCGCGTCACTTGGCGCTTCTCCAAACAATGTCAGGAAGAAGGAGGAgcgagaagagaagaagaagctgaaggaggagaagaagatgctcaaggaagagaagaagagaatgaagaaagagaCGAGGGAAAAGAATGGGGAGGTCAAGAGAAAACCCGGCCGTCAGCCTCTcagcgaagaagaaaaagagctgAGGAAAAAATTgctagaagaagaaaaggaacagagaaagaaaatgtaagattgatatgatttttataatttggtttaGAACCAAATCCAAACTCTTCAAACTTCCTTAGGGTTAGTAACTTTTGTCTTTCCTCTTCGAGTTATGACAAGTCCTCCGTATTAGATCATGGGAATACAGAAGGTAAACTGATCCAAAGATCAAGGCATATGGCATAAGATTCTCACGATGATGCATGCAAATGATTACGTCCCATTTATTTGAATGTCTTGTGCGATTATTCGAAAGAAATTTGGTGAAGGTGATAATCATGTAACAGTTTTTCAGATTTCTAATGATTTCTGTATTGTAGGCTCaaagaaatgaaggaaggaataaaagcagaaaagagagaagagctGAAACagaagatggagaaagagaaagaggagaggagaagagaaaaggaagtgaagaaagaacaaaaacgcCTTCAAAGTGAATACATGAAGGAGTGGAGGAAGCCCCGAGATGACTTGGACTGCGAGGATCATAAAGTTAGGATCTGAGATTGTTTTATGTAGTCAGTCACTGGGTTTCATGATATAGTGGTTTTGGAATGTCAGTAAGCCTTGTTTTATCAGGTCTGTAATTATTGGTTAACATGTCTTTGCAACAGGACCTCCCGAAACCAACACCTGTGCAGTGCCGAATACCAGACAGCCTGTTCAGCGAGTTCATGATGGTTCTCGAGTTCGTGAATGTGTTCACCGACTTGCTCGAGCTGAAAGATGTGTATCCACAGGGTATAACATTTGACATGTTGGAACATGCTCTCGTTGAAAAAGAGGTGGCAGGTTAGTAGCACTGTTTTGGCACAGGGTAAagtgtttaaaagttaaaatgaaaagtttatattatcagattttattttagtttagagCATACTTTTGTGCTACAAACTATGTTCCAGTAAGTTTCCAAGACACGAAATTGTGTTAGTGTGTGAAGatgaggttttatttgtttcttcttggTAAGGTGATAGATATCAGTTATATGAAAGTATGGTATTTGCCTCAAAAGCAAATGTTCTGCCATTTTACGCTTGTATCCATAtgaacatagtaaaaaaaaaaaatctaattttccttCCAATTTAGTCAAGATTTTCCTTCTAATCTTTCCAtcaaaataaagttgaatatgttATACTATAGCTTGAAAAAGTAAACATCATTTTTCCCATTAGGTGTGCTGAATGATGTGTTTCAGCTGTTGTTGCAATCCATTTTCACCctgcaagaagaagaggatgatgaagTTGAAGCAGACACAACCACTGAAGGAGGTAAGTCTAGACCTTCAAGTATTCATAGTCCCTACTTATTTTACTGGCCTTGAGACCACAATTACTAGAgggtaaagttatttttaaacttaATGGTTATTACTTATTGTTTCCCGGCTTGGTGACTTTACTCTGCACCCCGCAGAAAAGCTGTTCAGTATGCAAGCATGCACACCAAAGGTATAAGAGCAGTGACTGCATAACCTCTTCTATCTGGAGACGGAGATCTAGTTAAATTATGATAGATGCTATGTCATCgtgaaagttaaaaacaaatatagCCAAATTTTTAAATGTCTGTAAGTTCCAAGTTTAGTCCACACAAAATTGAGCTAACTGGAACTTATATTTTCCTGTCTTCCCCCTTCTAGTGATGGAAACAGACACCACAGACATAACCATTCAGGAAGCTGTTCGCATGGCAAATGTAGCTGCTACTTGGAGCCAACAGTATTATGGTGTCCCCCTTCAAAAAGTTCCATTGGATGCATTCACTCTGACAGAGGTTTTGCGGTTACACTTGTTGGCCTCAGGAGCTACTAATGTTGCTAATGCTCAGTGGAGGTATGTTTATTTCTTACGATTTGATTAGTTTAGTTTGTGGTTGGATTGTATGttgaattaaaaatattgaaagcagagatattttagttttgtgtatCCAGAATGCACGAAACATTGCTGTAACACATCCGTTTACCAGACTTTTCTGTACCTATCAGCTACAAggatacaattttgtttttatatctcttaaattgaatgttcATGCAAGTTTAGGCTAGAAACCCAGGGATTACCTTAaagaatttcatatgaaaaatgcTAAAGTGTAGGTTGTACTATGTCTTTATATAGTTACCAGATGCCCAGCACCTATAAGCATAAGTTGAAAAGTACAGTACAGTCAACCCTAGCTTATACGGGTTCAACattcacggatttttctgtggaacatatatccatatttgcagaaaattcgcattcatattttcatgactaaatgtttTAGGTTGACAGTTTAAGgtatacagtaacacacacacacacaccccgtaGTTGCGGGGGATGCCTACCACAACACAcaccccgcaaatagctaaaatccacggaTACtgaaaacccctttaaaaacgcgtagaactgcctattttgatagttcaaaaaaaaaaaaaaaaccaaaatgcttatacctgagtgttttagtagttatatcacaaaaagtgcatttagtcatgaaattgatatgaaaatacagtaattagtgaatatatctcggtgaaaaatatcgcgaattttttttagttttctgcgaataatgtgtatatacgttcacAGAGAAATCCTGTAGTCGTGAGACTGAGCAATcggagggtttactgtatttggTGTTTGGTCTATTAGGATAGGCAGTTATAAGGATTTTAGAGGGGCTCATTTGGTAGAAGCCTGTTCAAATAGGCTGtcataagtgtttttagagggggtttggTATGTATCCTCCCCCAATACCGGGGGACAACTGTTTGTTTACTAATGCCAAATCTGCTTTTCACTTACTTTAGGATTTTGAATCGTGGTGGATACAAGAGTACTGATGACCCAGGTTTGTTGTTCAAACTCCAAGAACCAGAGATCCTGAAGTCACTCACCACTCATACCATCTTTGACATCCCATTAGGTCTGTGATGCTAAGATTAGAAAGTTTTTGCTGTGTTGACAAAATATCTATATTGAAGCTTTTTCCcagaaataatgaacattttatgTTTAAGTGTACATACATCAacaatgatcattttattttcttttcctccagtTGATAAACTAAAGATACTGAATGTCTTAATCGGGCAAATTTTAACTTATGCCTCTGCAAGAGACATCATTGATGACAACATTGAGAAGCTTaaggaaatgaagaacaaattGCGTCTTGATCAGTTGGCTCAAATCAAAAAGGAGCGGGAGATAAACGCTGCCAAGTAGGTACTTTGGAGTTTTGAATTAGTACCATTTGTAATTGATTTATGTATGATAATGACCTGGTAACTTGGCGTTCTCAAATCATGCTCTCTGCCATGGCCTCAAAACCATGGTCTTCCACAGCCGTAGTTTGGAGTAAActtatttgatgtttgtttatagttttcttttctcaatttttcCATGTGCATTCTGTCTATATTGTGGAAGTTTGCCATAATTAGAGAATGTTTTGTGACCGCACAAGCAGAGAGATGCTCACACTCGAGTATATTGTtgagatttaaaagatttttgtctATTGTGAACTAGAGCATTTCAGCTTGCATGGAATAAGTTTATGGTATTTAGCTTTCTGAATCGGGTTGTAGGTGCAGACTCTTCACATGGCCATACATAtttaagaacattttattttaggatgcaagaaaagagagagagacgccaaaaAGAAATTGAGAAACGCATGAAGGAGGCTGAAAAGAAGGCAGCTGCCCAGGCCATGACAGGTGAGCCTGACAAACCCATTGATTTGGActtagaagaggaggaggaggaagaagaagaggaagacaaagaAGAGCTTGCAATCAGAGAAGAAAGGAGTTGAAGAACAAAGAGCAAAGGAGGCAGGACTTTCTGAGAAAGGAACGGGATCTTTTGCAGCAGGTTGGTGTCTTGTAGATGCTACCAGCGTTGTAGGAAATCGTTTGAGAAGAATTAGGTTAATAAAAAACATATCGCAGTTTTCAATCTTTAGATTACCAGTCtccactaatatctgtcttttgttGTTTACTTTTGTGAATGGCCTGGTTAaactttggtaataataataataatgatccttAATGAGCCTTTTTTACTTGTCAtgcataattttaaatatacctagtatttactgtattttttaaagagattCACTGTTGGTAGGAATGTGaacctaaagttttttttaagtcttattgTACTTGTTAACCCCAGACCTCTCGGCATTGTCAGTTAagaatgggaaatattttttgctgttatcagtttttatttttcatttacagataCTGAATACTGCTAAGGGAGTAAACATAGCCCCTTTAGGTCAAGACAGAGCATATCGTCGGTACTGGCTATTCAATTCCCTTTCTGGGCTCTTCGTTGAGGACAACGAAATGAATCCAGGATTGTGCCGTCTGACACCAACTCCCTATAATCCAGAATCCAACCCAGAGTTATCTGAAGCTTTGAATGAATTGTTCAGATCTCAGGCAGAGAAGAATGTTGTTAAATTGTCAAATGGTGAAAAAGACGAgaaaaataatagtgataaagAGAATGACAGCAGCAGTAACAGTCCAAGTAAACTTGCCAGTAAAAATGTTGGAAACAAAACCTTGTTGAAAGTTCCAAACCACGTACAAAATGGTGTCGATGGGGCTGCTTCAACCAAAGTAGAAGGTGCAGACTCAGAAGAGAAGATGGAGGTAGAAGCAAATGGAGAAGCTGCTGCAGAAGTAGCAAGTGAAAACAGTGtgaatgatgaggatgatgatgatagtgacaGCATCCTGGGAGCTATAGCAAAATTGATGGGCGATAATGTGGAAAACAGGGAGATTCCTGACATTTACGGACTTTGTGTCGGCCAACCTGAGCACCTGTCCCGTTCACTCGGAAAAGAAGGACCTTCACAGATGGCATTTCTATCACAACTTGGAAGATGTACATACTCTTATTGACAACCTCAACTCACGTGGTtacagggagagagaactgaagagTTCCTTGGAATGTTACAGAGCCAACATTGAAAGTTCAATTAGGTCTTGTCCTGTGTACAAACTCGATCCTTCTCAGGTAAGTTCGCAagcacatttatatttttatactgagAAATTTAAAGACTTGAATCTATTATGCATTCTTGGTATAATTTAGTTCTGTTTTATACTTAGATATGGTGTTGTGGACTTGGACTCCAAAGttctcattattttcaggaaCCAGAACTGGATATGGTCTCCAGGAAATCACAGCGCCACTTAACAACAAAGAAGGACACAGACGTTAACTTGAATTTCCCCCCCGGTACAGCAGTTGACGAAATCCTTCAGCTAACTCTGCGAGACATGATAttagaaactgaggagaaaattTACATGGGCATGTTAGGTTCTCTTAGAGCTGAAAATCGTGAAGCCTGGAGAGAGGCTATTGAAAAGGGGAGCTTCTTGCGAGAAACAGATGTAGACTATGGTGGTCGAAAGAGAATAGCACAAATGAAGGTGAGTTTGTACTGTAGAGGTAGTTGTCTCGGTAGGGGAAGGGCAAGGTTTAAAGGTTGCATTCCATGGCACATTGTAGACAGCATTACGGCTTTTTCTAATGTACCTTTGGCCCCCATCTGCaatgtttttttgcattttacttctCATATATTCCCTCTAGTATCTTTCTGCCTATAGCAGTTTGGCTACTTATAACTTAGTCCAATTTTCACCTTGTATATGGGCAAGTCCTTCTGGTGATCACAGGGGTGTCATGGCGAGGGCACTTGGCCCCGTCAAGACACTGATCACCcccccaagacttggtttgctccctagcctttgaaataataataatgtgtgggtgggtgtggcatacctgtttgctgctttagtaactcaatacagctcttatatggcttcaaaatgcgCACAAATTTCCGTATAAGATCTAAACCtttgccccacacacacacacacacacacacgccttttGTAAATGTAGGGTTCTTGCAGAAGGTTGATTTCAGAGTATTTGTGAATACTGAAAGGATAACATAAGGGATATTCAATTCTTAAATTTAATGCCTTTCAACACATGGTTACTACAGTATTAGGTTGCCATCTTTTCATCATAACTGTTGTGATTAAGAGGTATTGTAATTAAGCAGGGAGAATCCCATTTCATGGATGGTTGGGCCTGTGGAGGATTTGTTCACAAATGTGAGGGGAAAATTGGAGAGTGTTCATGTTCATCTGTACAGCTAGCCACAGGCATCAAAGGGAGGGAATGAGAAATTAAATAGAGAAAATGGTGCTGGTGGGAccaaagggactctgcaaagaacccttaATACCATTTACAGAATTCCACAGAAGGCACATTTTAGTCTGTAAttttcaaatacacacaaaactacATTAAATGGGTAGTCATACATGTCCTGAATAAGATCGGAACCCTTTGCTCCtcaagtaaaaaatatcaaacttGACATGTAGCATTGTTAGATATGGCTGACATGTCACAGTTTGTTAATAATTGATTACTCAGgtttaattttaagtaaatgctttttattttttcattgaaaacagGCTGACTTTGGTTTGAAAATAGAGGAGGAACCTGAGGTAGATACTGAAGAGTTACCAGATGAAGGCACAAAAGCAGCTGTGGTGAGAGACCTTGCTCATGCCATTTTGCTGGTTGGTCAGTCCGTTGATGCAAAGTACCTTACTCAACCACTTGGTAAGTGAAGTACAACTAAGTTCATTCAAGTTGTAATTGTTTAGGTTATTTTATTAGGATTTGTTATTGGTGTCCATTTTTCTCTATGAGGGGGGGAGAATTCTTGGTAATCATGAAACCCTTGCAGAAAATCTGGCTGCAGTAGCAGACACGGATTTATGCCCGTAATCGTATGTTTATATGTAGAATTTCTCTGTACTGTAATGTGCAAAATTGAAAATCAGTTGAAAGCTAATGCTTTGAACTTCCAGATATAATTCAGAACACTTAACTTGAAAGCAAATTGGTGAGTGAACATGAGAATGTGACAGTCttaagtaaattttacaggtaaaCATTTAAAGTATATCACAGattttatagacttttttttatcatgtcttAGTATGGTAATCCTAACATTCCTAAATTTGCAAATTCTGTATTCAGAATTTCAACTGAAATTCACTTATTTAGCACGTTGCCAGTGTCTAAATTATTATGCAGAACAATCTTGAATCCCAGAAAATGCATCTAATGCTTATTTAGACTTTGAACACcaataattaatgcaaaatgtcAAATGCTTTACTGAGGCAGAAAAAATGTTTTGGCATTGCAGTCATCTTGGCACTCGTTATTTTGACTGAATTAATATTTATGCAGTGCAGTGCCTTTATTGGAATCTGTCAGCCAATAAGTAGGCATTATTTTAGTGACGTAGCCAGGCTGCCAAGTTTTCTCAAATACTTGGCAGGGCACCAATTTCAAACAAGGCCATGACAGGGGTGCTGAGAAGCCTCTTTATTGGACTAATGGCTGAACATGcatcagtgcttggctttatagcctaatttttataaatatttgtacccTTTGGCCACATTAGCAGTGGTTTCTGAGCATTTTAAGATCTCATCTTAGACAACCCCAGAGTCCTTCCTGTTTAAACATTTGGCCTAATTGATTTTTCAGGCTATAGTTGAACCTTGCCATTTTTGCAGATGCCTCTACTGGATTTGACCCttaaagaaactgaatattttttatatagacaaGTTCCTTTGGGAATAACCAGCATAATCACTTTCTTCATTGACGTGATACTAGTATGAGTTGTTAGCTAAAAATTATTTGAACTGTGGCATGTGTTAATATTTACCCAGGTGAGACTGAAAAattgagaaagaagagagagagattagagcaGAAGCTCAGACGGAAAGCAGCGGAGAAAGCCAGTGACGACGAGGGCTCCGATCACGATtctgacgaggaggaggaggatggcaAGAAGACAAGTAATGACATAGACATTTCTGATAATGCTCTGAGGACACCCATGGAGAGATGGGAGAAATCACTAATGGCCAGCACAAATCTATCTCAGGTAAGATTTGTTTTTACCCTTCGGGTATATTTTTGTCGTCTGAGTGAGTTGTTAATAAAATGCAAGTTAGAATGtgaaaaaatctaataatttacATAGAGATGAAGTGTATTGATCCGAATTGAAACAGTTCACTTGAGATGAAGTGATTGATCCAAATCGAAGCAATTTACTTGAGATGAAGTTTATAGATCCAAATTGCAGTATAATTATTGTAGAATAGTGCTGTGTGTTCCTATTAGGATGGAAATGTTCATCCTTTATGTAGGTATACTTTTAGTGAAGCTGGTTTGGTCATTGAATCTTTAGTTAGTTAACTATAGGCATTTAAGTGAGGGAATGGGGGTACAGCATAATCCTGTGACTCTTAACCTTTGCTTTTCTTGTGGCTGTTGTTCAGTCAATGTCTGTGTTGCTGTTGTCACGGAACtcatctttgttttgaaatccttattaaaaatttcattatactaTTACGTTTATTGTTGTTTAGTTTGTCAGGAATTCTTGAACCTAAGTAAAAAACCACGATAATGTATATGAacaactttattttgaaaaatacagtcactcacatacattattgtggctttttacttatttaatcatATGATTTTCCGAACAAGAATATCAACCTCTGTCTGTGTAGCAAGACTTGTGGGTTGTATGCTAAAGAGACATTATCTTGCATTATGAGTATCTCAAACTGTATTTTTCTGCAAGGATAGATTATTCATGTGAAGTTCTCTACTGCGTATCTAAAGAAGCACTTACGGTTACTGTTTGTCCTTCATGCCcttcttctttctcagtcttaagACTGCAGAAGGAGTGGGAGCCCATCAGGAGTCGTCGTCTTGTGGTTATTCCTCTGAATTTCCTTAGCTTACCCTTTTGTCAACATCAATGTGATCCCTTCCTGGGACTGAAGCCCTGAACAATATTCCCtataggtattactaaagggtgtttgcagcatcctttcaaCCCTTCCTGGGTGGTGATGGATCTTCCTTTCAGTCTGTGGCACAGGTTCTTCTGTTAGAAATCTCACACctaaagagtgtgtgtgtataaaggacAAAGGTTTGTATCCTAGGAACAAATCTAGGTAAACACGCCTTAGGAAAATCCTACCTCCATCcctgtttttattcatgtttgctCAAGGAAAAGTGGGTTGACAGTCTGATAAGGTGTTGGTATGCCTACTCCTCACTTATCGGGCTATATTTAGCTGCCTTGTTAATCCAGcttcacaaaatctttaaaaCTTCAGATATTGTATATctagagaaattaaaattatcatcaacatttgatgtatttgtaatggaagcatttttgcttattcaaagtaataaattagcttttaaatgtatgtcattaatgatagtttttttttttttttttttccccagttatGTTTACACTATGCCACTCTAGACAACTCTATAACATGGTCACGCTCTGCGCTGAATGCCAGGTGTCGTATTTGCCGCAGAAAAGCTGATGCAGAAAACATGCTTCTTTGCGATGGTTGCGACAAAGGTCATCATATTTATTGCCTGAAACCTAAATTAAAGGTTAGTCTCAGAAAGTAAAATTGGCCTGGACCAGATGCCATGTCTCTGGTCATTAGATTTCTTCTTTAATATCATAACTTAGATGAAATTTTTCTAAAGCCTGTTATagtaaccttaaattaaaaacgGTTTTCATAATTTGTTGTACATCATGGGTGGGAGGATTCAGAGCACATTCATTGTTCAGTATTTTGTTCTCTAGAGTTGAAACCACTTTCTGGACATCATTTATCTACTGATGCTTTGAAATGAAGACTAGTTCGTTGTTTTAATCCTTTAATTGTCAAgttcattcattttgattttgaagagactggttttcagtaaaatatttgaagaTTTAGTGGGATTCATATCATTTAATGccttacaatttatatttattgacctAAACTTTTCTTATATTCAGAGTATACCATCCGGAGACTGGTTTTGTGATAAATGTAAACCCAAAGAAAAACCGAAGAGTCCGCGTAAGAAGAACAGACAGATGTATACTGAAGAATCAGATGAAGAGGGTGAAGAAGAATATAATTCATCTTCGGAAGAAGAGGAGCAGGTGTAAGTTCTGATTCCGTGCAGTCTGTCCTGGTTGTCGATACAGTATATGTTGACACTGGCAGCTTATGCTTGTTAGTATATGGTTTCCTGGCATGTCATGTTTAGTAATTTAGTTTCTCAAGCTCACATTTTACTGTCTCTTTTTACAGCCTGGAAAATCATAATACTTGCTATGAGTGTGGGAGGTCTGGGACTCTCATTTGTTGTGATACGTGCCCATTATCTTTCCACTTGGATTGTGCACTTTTGCGCAAGGTTCCACGTGGCTCGTGGTCCTGTCGACAGTGTCGGTCCCCAGGTAATCATTTAGTCGCATAAATTAACCATGTTAAAAGTTGGTTGAAATTTTATCTGGTTCAGGACATTTTATGATACATTGCATAAATTTTCACAAAGCCATTCATGTACGGTTAAGATACAGATTTTGAAATCAATATGGAGGATTGTTaagtgaaaaaacacaaaaatttcagtGTTTAGCAACTTAAAGAAACTTCATTGTTACGCAGGGTGTTTCAGCTTCCTAACCTCGACTTCGTATTTGGATTCTTTTATCCAGTAAGGTTTAGTTGTAATCAATGTTAGTTTTGatgatatttatcttttcttgcaGACGTGAAAGAAAGCCAAGCAGATAAGAAAAAAGccaaagaaaaggataaaaataaggaGAACCAGAAAGTCAAGGattctaataaagaaaataaagagaagagtggaaagaacagtaaaaaagaaagctCAAAGAAAGGCATCCCCAAAGAGAAAAACACCAACAAGAGTTCCCCTACTGACAGAAAGAGGAGAAGTGATGTTGATTCAAGTGAACAGATGGCAAAGAAACTTCGcttgagagaaaatgaagaaggtCAGTATCTCAGAGGATTTGAGtaattgatttttgtctttttttatttatttttttgtgtgtgtgtaaattagtCAAATCTTGATTTATGACTTAAtggattttacaaatattacagaGAACACAACACCAAAGCG
Proteins encoded:
- the LOC136854981 gene encoding LOW QUALITY PROTEIN: bromodomain adjacent to zinc finger domain protein 1A-like (The sequence of the model RefSeq protein was modified relative to this genomic sequence to represent the inferred CDS: inserted 1 base in 1 codon; deleted 1 base in 1 codon) — its product is MPLLNKKPFIRREPPPNLQDSDTVFYSGITNEVFTDYEDYWARLVLCNAMVWTCELTGRPNLTYAEAVESENRARKCLANVPEELRKPMLYIATLTRRGRYIDMSDDVFNYVRDRYFVGEEVEAIVRKHWYDCKVLRIIYPTEEEIAAYEAKMAESDEEDNDEKSDDGIEITAEKLSPQKIDDDIEIVKVVSKKDEKPKEVKKKDEDEDYPPFATFKYEVIEVEPWDHCQPQKHIVTWEQIRRNKGVLTREKCKLFLKQVVQLSHAGFWCLKDKVIKKYNLENTQYSSIFLGNPPKFQETKSKKLPASLGASPNNVRKKEEREEKKKLKEEKKMLKEEKKRMKKETREKNGEVKRKPGRQPLSEEEKELRKKLLEEEKEQRKKMLKEMKEGIKAEKREELKQKMEKEKEERRREKEVKKEQKRLQSEYMKEWRKPRDDLDCEDHKDLPKPTPVQCRIPDSLFSEFMMVLEFVNVFTDLLELKDVYPQGITFDMLEHALVEKEVAGVLNDVFQLLLQSIFTLQEEEDDEVEADTTTEGVMETDTTDITIQEAVRMANVAATWSQQYYGVPLQKVPLDAFTLTEVLRLHLLASGATNVANAQWRILNRGGYKSTDDPGLLFKLQEPEILKSLTTHTIFDIPLVDKLKILNVLIGQILTYASARDIIDDNIEKLKEMKNKLRLDQLAQIKKEREINAAKMQEKRERRQKEIEKRMKEAEKKAAAQAMTGEPDKPIDLDLEEEEEEEEEEDKEELAIRXRKELKNKEQRRQDFLRKERDLLQQILNTAKGVNIAPLGQDRAYRRYWLFNSLSGLFVEDNEMNPGLCRLTPTPYNPESNPELSEALNELFRSQAEKNVVKLSNGEKDEKNNSDKENDSSSNSPSKLASKNVGNKTLLKVPNHVQNGVDGAASTKVEGADSEEKMEVEANGEAAAEVASENSVNDEDDDDSDSILGAIAKLMGDNVENREIPDIYGLCSANLSTCPVHSEKKDLHRWHFYHNLEDVHTLIDNLNSRGYRERELKSSLECYRANIESSIRSCPVYKLDPSQEPELDMVSRKSQRHLTTKKDTDVNLNFPPGTAVDEILQLTLRDMILETEEKIYMGMLGSLRAENREAWREAIEKGSFLRETDVDYGGRKRIAQMKADFGLKIEEEPEVDTEELPDEGTKAAVVRDLAHAILLVGQSVDAKYLTQPLGETEKLRKKRERLEQKLRRKAAEKASDDEGSDHDSDEEEEDGKKTSNDIDISDNALRTPMERWEKSLMASTNLSQLCLHYATLDNSITWSRSALNARCRICRRKADAENMLLCDGCDKGHHIYCLKPKLKSIPSGDWFCDKCKPKEKPKSPRKKNRQMYTEESDEEGEEEYNSSSEEEEQVLENHNTCYECGRSGTLICCDTCPLSFHLDCALLRKVPRGSWSCRQCRSPDVKESQADKKKAKEKDKNKENQKVKDSNKENKEKSGKNSKKESSKKGIPKEKNTNKSSPTDRKRRSDVDSSEQMAKKLRLRENEEENTTPKRTRRSLVDEGCELNTPALETVLEELLKHSHSWPFVKPVSKKDAPDYYDIVKKPMDFRKIHGKLFDMKYLKDEEFIADVMLVFQNCQQYNMEDTDEYKAGKILSKYFLKRVHELGLNYQGERKQPAKKKKV